Proteins encoded in a region of the Bactrocera tryoni isolate S06 chromosome 4, CSIRO_BtryS06_freeze2, whole genome shotgun sequence genome:
- the LOC120774154 gene encoding uncharacterized calcium-binding protein B0563.7: protein MTRKTTGVADDTAAGGDSADAQQLEDAAHYEPPAGYSSDTTATTPPTQQQREQQANSMAAANAEAACSGGAVSLRQRRVSELVLDSYSGRTATATQDYDDAAAVDLDEYEEDDYEDGVDGENDYYDESPVQRNARFLQPRRQQRKIELPEQATTSSAAKGGVKRPKRRIKTARQFSQRTTSTESTESGVRPCISKGQMREFREAFRLFDKDGDGCITKEELGTVMRSLGQFARVEELQEMLQEIDVDGDGNVSFEEFVDILSNMTYEDKSGLSSADQEERELRDAFRVFDKHNRGYITASDLRAVLQCLGEDLDEEDIEDMIKEVDVDGDGRIDFYEFVHALGEPEDSQENDDENEEENTTSPLPTPKSVVSMTYD from the exons ATG ACGAGAAAGACTACAGGCGTCGCGGATGACACGGCTGCTGGCGGCGACAGCGCGGACGCACAACAGCTTGAGGACGCTGCGCACTACGAGCCACCAGCTGGCTACAGTTCcgatacaacagcaacaacaccgccaacacaacaacaacgcgaGCAGCAAGCGAACAGCATGGCTGCCGCGAACGCGGAAGCAGCGTGCAGCGGCGGAGCGGTCTCGCTACGACAACGACGTGTCTCCGAATTGGTGCTGGACTCATACAGCGGCCGTACAGCGACAGCAACACAAGATTACGACGATGCGGCAGCCGTGGACCTCGATGAGTATGAGGAAGACGATTACGAAGATGGCGTTGATGGCGAAAACGATTATTACGACGAATCGCCGGTGCAGCGCAACGCTAGATTCTTACAGCCACGTAGACAACAAAGGAAAATCGAATTGCCGGAGCAGGCGACGACTAGCTCGGCGGCGAAAGGCGGCGTCAAACGGCCAAAGCGACGCATTAAGACCGCACGTCAATTCTCGCAGCGCACCACTTCGACCGAGTCCACGGAGAGCGGCGTGCGTCCATGCATATCGAAGGGTCAAATGCGCG AATTTCGCGAAGCATTTCGCTTATTCGACAAGGATGGCGATGGCTGCATAACGAAGGAGGAGTTGGGCACCGTAATGCGTTCATTGGGTCAATTCGCGCGTGTCGAGGAATTGCAGGAAATGCTGCAGGAAATCGATGTGGACG GCGATGGCAATGTTAGCTTTGAGGAATTTGTGGACATACTCTCCAACATGACATATGAAGACAAATCGGGGCTTTCCTCTGCCGATCAGGAGGAACGTGAGTTGCGCGACGCATTTCGTGTGTTCGACAAGCATAATCGTGGCTATATAACGGCCTCAGACCTGAGAGCGGTGCTGCAGTGCTTGGGCGAGGATCTGGATGAGGAAGACA TTGAAGACATGATAAAAGAAGTGGATGTCGACGGCGATGGACGCATTGATTTCTATGAGTTCGTGCATGCGTTGGGCGAGCCAGAAGACTCACAAGAAAACGATGACGAGAATGAGGAGGAAAATACTACTTCACCATTACCAACACCAAAATCCGTTGTGTCGATGACGTATGACTAA